Proteins from one Nicotiana tabacum cultivar K326 chromosome 23, ASM71507v2, whole genome shotgun sequence genomic window:
- the LOC107822134 gene encoding phosphoglycolate phosphatase 2 — protein sequence MMNGEISKSSSQQLSIENAKQLLNSVDAFLFDCDGVIWKGDKLIDGVPQTLDMLRSLGKKLVFVTNNSTKSRKKYAEKFHSLGIPVNEDEIFSSSFAAAMYLKVNDFPREKKVYVIGEEGILEELKLAGFTALGGPADGKKNPELKSNCLFEHDKSVGAVVVGLDQYINFYKLQYGALCIRENPGCLFIATNRDASGHLTDLQEWPGAGCMVAAVCGATQKEPIVVGKPSTFLMDFLLQKYNITTSRMCMVGDRLDTDILFGQNAGCRTLLVFSGVVNESAFQDLSKELQVQPEYYTNSVSDILKYV from the exons ATGATGAACGGGGAAATTTCAAAATCAAGTTCTCAGCAGCTGTCTATTGAGAATGCTAAACAGCTCCTCAATTCTGTCGATGCCTTTCTCTTCGACTGCGATG GTGTAATTTGGAAAGGCGATAAATTGATTGATGGCGTTCCCCAAACACTTGACATGCTTCGCTCCCTT GGTAAGAAGCTGGTATTTGtaacaaataactcaacaaaatcaagaaagaaatatGCTGAGAAGTTCCATTCCCTTGGAATTCCTGTTAATGAG GATGAGATATTCTCGTCCTCATTTGCTGCAGCAATGTATCTGAAAGTCAATGATTTTCCAAGAGAAAAGAAG GTTTATGTAATAGGCGAGGAAGGCATACTGGAAGAACTGAAGCTAGCTGGTTTTACAGCACTAGGTGGCCCG GCAGATGGAAagaagaaccctgaactgaaaTCAAATTGCCTCTTTGAGCATGATAAGAGC GTTGGAGCTGTTGTTGTTGGACTTGACCAATATATCAACTTTTATAAGCTACA GTATGGAGCTCTTTGCATCCGTGAGAATCCTGGTTGCCTCTTTATTGCGACTAACCGTGATGCATCGGGACATTTAACTGATCTTCAAGAGTGGCCTG GTGCGGGATGTATGGTTGCTGCAGTATGCGGAGCAACCCAAAAAGAGCCTATTGTAGTTGGGAAGCCGTCGACCTTTCTAATGGACTTTCTATTGCAGAA ATATAACATCACTACATCCAGGATGTGTATGGTGGGCGACAGATTGGACACTGATATTCTATTTGGACAGAACGCCGGGTGTAGAACTCTCCTTGTTTTTTCAG GTGTAGTTAATGAATCAGCTTTTCAAGATTTATCCAAGGAACTCCAAGTCCAACCAGAATACTATACCAATTCTGTATCTGACATTCTCAAGTATGTGTAG